ACCATTGGCTGAATTCTTCGGTGTTGAGCAGCGTAAACATTTAGTGATCCATGCTGAAACCGCTAAAGCTGTCCTCGGAATAAAGAATGTACATTTCCTGCATCAGAACATTACGCAGGTCGACTTTACTCAATTCGATCACTTTTATTTTTTTAACTCATTCTATGAGAACCTCGAGAATACTGAAAAGATCGATGATTCAGTAACATGCTCTCCACAACTTTACAATTACTATAACCGCTGTTTGTATAAAAAGCTCGTTACCGTGGCTCCTGGAACAAGACTGGCCACTTTCCATTCAGAAGGTAAAATGATACCTCCGGAATTTCATCTGGTGGAAG
This portion of the Pseudobacter ginsenosidimutans genome encodes:
- a CDS encoding class I SAM-dependent methyltransferase; its protein translation is MMDQWFSSEKQLHYLYPPSIRALAARHWTPLEISKMVVDFLAPENNSRVLDIGSGAGKFCLAAAYYKPLAEFFGVEQRKHLVIHAETAKAVLGIKNVHFLHQNITQVDFTQFDHFYFFNSFYENLENTEKIDDSVTCSPQLYNYYNRCLYKKLVTVAPGTRLATFHSEGKMIPPEFHLVEEHAAGLLKYWVKE